In the genome of Moorena sp. SIOASIH, the window ATTGAAAACTGCTATAGTTCAGATCGAACCAATTTCACTAAGTGGCCAAAAACGGAAACAGGCACGACCAATCACTTTGTCTTTACCTAGAAAACCCCAAACATGGGAATCGTTGCTATTGTTGCGGTTGTCTCCCATCACAAATAGCTGATCTTCTGGCACCTGCACCAGTCCCATCTGATAATGGGGAGGTTGGGCAATGTAGTCCTCGTCTAGAGGAGTACCGTTGCGATAAACTTTGCCATCTTTGACTTGAACCGTATCACCGGATGTGCCAATCACCCGCTTGATGAAAGCTTGGTCTTTTGAGTAACCCAAAATTTGTAATTGTGGCGGTAGTTCAAACACTATAATGTCACCGACTTTTGGGGTATGGAAACGGTAAGAGATTTTTTCGACCACTAAGCGATCGCCTATTCCCAAAGTAGGGTACATGGAATCCGAGGGAATGTAGCGAGGTTCTGCCACAAATACTCGAATCAATAGAGCTAAGGCTAGTGCGATCGCAATAATTTGGAAATTTTCCTGTACTTGCTTCCAGAATGGCGTGCCACCCTTGTCCGGTTGTTGACCCTGAGCATCTGCTTGCTGCTCCTGAACAGATTCAGAAGATTCACTCGGTGCTGCTAATTTCTTTTTCTGTGCATCCATACAAGATTTAAATTGACATTGAAATTGACAATACTCGGTATTTTGGCCTAGCCCTAGCCCTAAACATCTTTACTAGTTTGGCAACTCAGCCAGGATAACATGCTTGATTGCCCTTTTGTGAATTTGCGTTAGTTTAAAAGGTAAGTACTGTTGTTGGACAATGCCCGTGCTGTTTCCACACTCTGTCCTACGTGCAAGTTTAGCGGTTTGTCTTCTCGGTTTGTTGAGTGCCTGCGCCAACACTAACCTAGGTAACGCTTTGCAGCGGTCTTTGGGAGCAGACCCCACACTGAAAGATAACCCACCCAAAAACTTGGGTGGGCCATCTCCGAATAAGCCTCAAAGTACTCCCCAGAAACAGAAGTCAGTACCGTTGCCAGAAGACTTCCCCACTGAGATTCCCCGTTATCAACAAGCAACCTTGGCACAAGTGGAACCCCTCAAAGATGCTGCTGGTCCAGGTAAGTTGACGATTTGGTCATCCCCTGACCCAATTAATTTAATTCAGAACTTTTACCAAAAGACCTTTGAGTCGGGAGGCTGGGAAGTCCTCGACCAGCCAGAGGATCAAGATGGTGGCACATTCATCGTCCGTCGTAATGACTTGGACGTTACCCTTTCGATTCCTTCTGGTGCCACCACTGGCAAATCCAGTGCTGCCTCCTCATCAAAGCCGCCAGCGGTTGCTACCAACAGCAGTGTGACTACATTTGATATTCAGTACGTCCGGGATGGTAAGGATACCAAAGCTGAGAAACCACAAGCATCCCAGAAACCAACACAACCTCCGAAACCACAACCATCCCAGAAACCAACACAAGCTCAAAAACCAACACAACCTCCGAAACCACAACCATCCCAGAAACCAACACAAGCTCAAAAACCAACACAACCTCCGAAACCACAACCACCCTCTGAGGTGGCCAGTAAGCCAGCTAAGGTCAGGTCAGGACAACCAGAGAAATTTACTGACTTGGATAAAGTCCCCCGAGATTTGCGTAAGTATGTGGCAGATTTGGCAGAATTGGGAGTCTTAACTCCAGACACCGCTAATCCAAAGACCAATGCTGATAGTCAAGGTACTCAGTTTGCGCCGAATCAAACCATAAGCCGCCGTCAGTATGCCCGTTGGCTGATGGATGCCAATAATCGGATCTATGCCAATCGTCCAGGATTGCAAATCCGTTTAGCATCCAAAACTACTCAACCTGCATTTCAGGATGTGCCTCGTACTGATCCTGATTTTCCCTATATTCAGGGATTAGCTGATGCTGGATTAATTTCTAGTCCCCTCAGTGGCGATTCTACGGCAGTATTGTTTCGTCCAGATGCACCGTTGACTAGGGAAAATCTGATGTTGTGGAAAGTGCCTCTCGATACTCGTAAAGCCTTGCCCAAAGCCTCTATTGAAGCAGTGAAAGAAACTTGGGGCTTCAAAGATACCGCTGAAATTGACCCGAAAGCATTGCGAGCGGTCTTAGCTGATTTCCGAAATGGCGATTTGGCAAACATTCGCCGAGTCTTTGGTTATACAATATTGTTTCAGCCTAAAAAACCAGTCACCCGTGCTGAAGCAGGAGCAGCGCTTTGGTATTTCGGTTCTCAGGGTGAAGGGCAATCTGCCAAAGAAGCACTGTTTCTTAAACCTCAAACCAGTCAGCCATCAGGGGCACCAAAAGCTACATCATCGAATTAGGTGCATACAAAACGTAAGCTATCAGCGTGTCGCGTATCAGCTATTAGCATTCAGCTATCAGTTATCAGCTATCAGCGTGTCGCGTATCAGCGTGTCGCGTATCAGCGTGTCGCGTATCAGCTTATGCGTTACTTGAGGTGCTACTGTTCGCGCAGCGTGCGCGTAGCGCAATCGGTGCTTTTAGGTGCGCACCTATAGCGAATTAAATTCGCCAACGGAAAGGGCACCTTTGAATAAAATAAGCTGATAGCTGACGGCTGACGACTGAATGCTCTCTAAAAAACAGCTGAAAACAGCTTTTAGTTGTGCTTAAGCACAATTAGGAATAGGTATTGTCATTGGTTAGTAATTAGTGGTGATTGGTCAACGGTGTCAATGCCAGACATGATATAGCAGAAGTCAGAAGTCAGAAGTCAGAAGTCAGAAGTCAAACTCTTGCGCTTACTTAGGTTTGAGACTTTTGTCATGTCCGCGCCTGCCCTGGCGACTGCTATATCAAGTCCGGTTAATCACGTCTAAAATGGTTGATCCGATGCCTGTGAATTTTGAATTTTTAATTCTGAATTTTGAATTGCTAATTGCTTATGGTTAGTTAATTTTCAAGGTTCAATTTACTATCAACCAAGAATGATAAGTATTAAATCGGACATGATCTGAGATAATTATCTGCAATTAAGGTAACAAACATCATGAAGACACAAATTGCCGCTACAGGATTAGTCTTTTTCTCTTTAATGTTGCCCCTCAAGGCAAATGCTGTCGAATTGTTTAGCAAGATGTATATCTTTGGAGACAGCCTCTCTGATCAAGGCAATCTGTTTAATGCCACCGAAGAGGGAATTCCCCCCAGTCCACCCTATTTTGAGGGACGTTTTTCCAATGGTCCCAACTGGGTGGATTATCTTGCAGGGGATTTGGAATTAAACCCCACTCTGTTTACCACTATTGGCTCAGGTGCTATCCCTACTCAAGGCATTAACTTCGCTTTTGGTGGTTCTACTACAGGTACTGAAAACACTATCGCTCTTACTTTCTCTGGATTGACAGGCTTACCAGGATTGGAACAGCAGATTGATGCTTTTACGTTTCCCCTGATACAAGCCGGTCAGTCTGCTGACCCAGATGCTCTGTATATAGTGTGGGCTGGTGCTAATGATTATCTACCCACCCAAGGCACTTTTGAACCATTTACAGAAACTGAGACGACACTGGCAAATTTGTCAGATGCACTGCAAGACCTGAGTGATGTTGGGGCTAAGAATATTATGGTAGTTAACTTGCCAGATTTGGGCAATACGCCCCTTGCTCTCGGAGTTGATGGACGTGTTCCTGGTACTACCGATGCCCTCAACACTTTGACAGAAGACCATAATTCTGGTTTGTCTGAACTACTCGATCAATTCAGTCAGACTCCCG includes:
- the lepB gene encoding signal peptidase I, which gives rise to MDAQKKKLAAPSESSESVQEQQADAQGQQPDKGGTPFWKQVQENFQIIAIALALALLIRVFVAEPRYIPSDSMYPTLGIGDRLVVEKISYRFHTPKVGDIIVFELPPQLQILGYSKDQAFIKRVIGTSGDTVQVKDGKVYRNGTPLDEDYIAQPPHYQMGLVQVPEDQLFVMGDNRNNSNDSHVWGFLGKDKVIGRACFRFWPLSEIGSI
- a CDS encoding S-layer homology domain-containing protein, which encodes MLSACANTNLGNALQRSLGADPTLKDNPPKNLGGPSPNKPQSTPQKQKSVPLPEDFPTEIPRYQQATLAQVEPLKDAAGPGKLTIWSSPDPINLIQNFYQKTFESGGWEVLDQPEDQDGGTFIVRRNDLDVTLSIPSGATTGKSSAASSSKPPAVATNSSVTTFDIQYVRDGKDTKAEKPQASQKPTQPPKPQPSQKPTQAQKPTQPPKPQPSQKPTQAQKPTQPPKPQPPSEVASKPAKVRSGQPEKFTDLDKVPRDLRKYVADLAELGVLTPDTANPKTNADSQGTQFAPNQTISRRQYARWLMDANNRIYANRPGLQIRLASKTTQPAFQDVPRTDPDFPYIQGLADAGLISSPLSGDSTAVLFRPDAPLTRENLMLWKVPLDTRKALPKASIEAVKETWGFKDTAEIDPKALRAVLADFRNGDLANIRRVFGYTILFQPKKPVTRAEAGAALWYFGSQGEGQSAKEALFLKPQTSQPSGAPKATSSN
- a CDS encoding SGNH/GDSL hydrolase family protein, whose translation is MKTQIAATGLVFFSLMLPLKANAVELFSKMYIFGDSLSDQGNLFNATEEGIPPSPPYFEGRFSNGPNWVDYLAGDLELNPTLFTTIGSGAIPTQGINFAFGGSTTGTENTIALTFSGLTGLPGLEQQIDAFTFPLIQAGQSADPDALYIVWAGANDYLPTQGTFEPFTETETTLANLSDALQDLSDVGAKNIMVVNLPDLGNTPLALGVDGRVPGTTDALNTLTEDHNSGLSELLDQFSQTPDSDVNIIPVDVNSTFREILAQPTEFGLTNVTTPCVNIPAQFVCENPEEFLFWDLQHPTTGVYRIIADLALSALKDPNPDNNNSHPDNNHPHPTNVPEPATALGLFALGALGIGSKGIRKRE